In Flavobacteriales bacterium, the following proteins share a genomic window:
- the gdhA gene encoding NADP-specific glutamate dehydrogenase: protein MTALKEKKSPSHQNNGVSKDTSKLEKFMLAVSKQNPGEPEFVQAVHEVAETILPFIDKNPKYKKAKILERICEPERVIIFRVPWLDDKGEFQINRGFRIQMNSAIGPYKGGLRFHPTVNLGVLKFLAFEQVFKNSLTTLSMGGGKGGSDFDPKGKSDNEIMRFCQSFMTELSRYIGPETDVPAGDIGVGGREIGFLFGQYKRISNEFTGVLTGKAIAFGGSLIRPEATGYGAVYFTSEMLATRGKTLHRLVVAISGSGNVAQFAAEKCIELGATVVTMSDSSGYIYDESGITKPKLNYLKKLKNVTRGRIKEYADKYHCKFIPNKKPWEVKCDVALPCATQNELDKKSAQLLIKNGCKTVAEGANMPCTPDAVETFIKEKILFGPGKAANAGGVSVSGLEMSQNSLKLSWTSEEVDTKLKDLMKEIHSTCVKHGAEENFINYVKGANLGGFVKVADAMLAQGLV from the coding sequence ATGACTGCCTTGAAAGAAAAAAAATCTCCTTCTCACCAAAACAATGGCGTATCAAAAGATACTAGCAAACTCGAAAAATTCATGCTAGCAGTATCAAAACAGAATCCTGGGGAACCAGAATTTGTGCAAGCTGTACATGAAGTAGCGGAGACTATACTACCATTCATCGACAAAAACCCAAAGTATAAGAAAGCTAAAATCTTAGAAAGAATCTGTGAACCGGAGAGAGTAATTATTTTTCGAGTTCCATGGTTGGATGACAAAGGCGAATTTCAAATAAACAGAGGATTCCGAATACAAATGAATAGTGCCATTGGTCCTTATAAAGGTGGATTACGTTTTCATCCAACGGTAAACCTTGGTGTACTAAAATTTTTGGCGTTCGAACAAGTATTCAAAAACAGTTTAACTACTCTCTCAATGGGAGGAGGTAAAGGGGGTTCTGATTTTGATCCAAAAGGAAAATCAGATAATGAGATTATGAGATTTTGTCAAAGTTTTATGACCGAATTATCTCGTTACATAGGGCCCGAGACAGATGTACCTGCTGGTGACATTGGTGTAGGTGGTCGAGAAATCGGTTTTCTATTTGGTCAGTATAAAAGAATAAGTAATGAATTTACTGGCGTACTTACTGGTAAAGCAATCGCGTTTGGAGGTAGTCTAATAAGACCAGAAGCAACTGGTTACGGAGCTGTTTATTTTACGTCCGAAATGCTAGCTACAAGAGGGAAAACATTACACAGGCTTGTTGTCGCAATATCAGGATCTGGCAATGTTGCACAATTTGCTGCTGAAAAATGCATCGAATTAGGCGCCACAGTGGTTACTATGTCAGACTCTTCCGGATATATATATGATGAATCTGGTATAACCAAGCCTAAACTAAATTATCTAAAGAAACTAAAGAATGTAACGAGAGGGCGGATAAAAGAATATGCAGATAAGTACCACTGCAAATTTATTCCAAATAAAAAGCCGTGGGAAGTAAAATGTGATGTGGCGTTGCCCTGTGCTACACAAAATGAATTGGATAAGAAATCAGCTCAACTACTCATTAAAAATGGTTGTAAGACTGTGGCTGAAGGAGCCAATATGCCTTGCACACCTGATGCAGTCGAAACATTTATCAAAGAGAAAATTTTATTTGGTCCTGGAAAGGCCGCAAATGCTGGTGGCGTTTCTGTATCTGGCTTAGAAATGAGTCAGAACTCCCTTAAACTTAGTTGGACAAGTGAAGAGGTTGATACTAAATTAAAGGACCTCATGAAAGAGATTCATAGCACGTGTGTTAAACATGGTGCGGAAGAAAATTTCATTAATTACGTGAAAGGTGCTAATTTAGGCGGCTTCGTAAAAGTTGCAGACGCTATGCTAGCACAAGGTTTAGTGTAG
- the rplM gene encoding 50S ribosomal protein L13 → MSDLSYKTISANKATTNREWLLIDAENEVLGRLASKVANLIRGKHKTNYTPHVACGDKVVIINADKIKLTGKKWSDKTYISHTGYPGGQREITAEKLMEKNPIKMVEKAVKGMLPKNILGAELYRQLYVYSGSEHKQEARKPRTIDLKSVR, encoded by the coding sequence ATGAGTGATTTAAGTTATAAAACAATATCAGCAAATAAAGCTACTACGAATAGAGAGTGGTTACTTATTGATGCTGAAAACGAAGTACTTGGAAGATTAGCTTCCAAAGTTGCCAATCTGATTCGTGGCAAACACAAAACTAATTATACGCCTCACGTTGCTTGTGGAGACAAAGTTGTAATTATCAACGCTGATAAAATCAAACTTACTGGTAAAAAGTGGAGCGATAAGACTTATATCAGTCACACAGGATATCCTGGTGGACAACGAGAAATCACTGCTGAAAAGTTGATGGAAAAAAATCCTATTAAAATGGTAGAAAAAGCTGTTAAAGGAATGCTTCCAAAAAATATTTTAGGTGCTGAACTATACAGACAACTATATGTATATAGTGGTTCAGAGCATAAGCAGGAAGCTCGTAAGCCAAGAACAATAGATTTAAAATCAGTAAGATAG
- the kbl gene encoding glycine C-acetyltransferase — protein sequence MYGKFQSFLQEELASIKESGLYKSERIITTPQGADIKVSTGEEVTNFCANNYLGLSSHPKLIEAAKRTLDTQGYGMSSVRFICGTQDIHKELEGKIAEFLGTEDTILYAACFDANGGVFETLMGPEDAIISDELNHASIIDGVRLCKAQRFRYKNSNMEDLEKQLQDAQGARHRLIVTDGVFSMDGYIAKLDQICDLAEKYDALVMVDDSHSTGFMGATGRGTHEHCGVMGRIDIITSTMGKALGGAMGGFTSGKKEIIDMLRQRSRPYLFSNSLAPSIVGGTIEVLNLLNESTSLRDKLEENTAYFRSKMDEVGFDIREGVHPIVPIMLYDAKIAQEFASRLLKEGIYVIGFFYPVVPKDLARIRVQISAGHDREHLDKAIAAFTKVGTELEVINKK from the coding sequence ATGTACGGAAAGTTTCAAAGTTTCCTCCAAGAGGAGCTTGCTTCAATTAAAGAATCTGGATTATATAAGTCCGAAAGAATAATTACCACTCCTCAAGGAGCAGATATTAAAGTAAGTACTGGGGAAGAGGTTACTAATTTCTGTGCGAATAATTATCTAGGACTTTCTTCTCATCCTAAATTAATCGAGGCTGCAAAGCGAACACTAGATACACAAGGTTATGGGATGTCTTCCGTTCGTTTTATATGCGGAACACAAGACATACATAAAGAACTAGAAGGGAAAATCGCAGAATTTTTAGGTACAGAAGATACTATACTATACGCCGCTTGCTTTGATGCGAATGGTGGAGTATTTGAAACATTGATGGGTCCAGAAGATGCTATTATCTCTGATGAACTAAACCATGCATCTATAATAGATGGTGTGCGATTATGTAAAGCACAACGATTCCGTTACAAGAATTCGAACATGGAGGATTTAGAGAAACAACTTCAAGATGCCCAAGGAGCCCGCCACCGATTAATAGTCACCGATGGCGTATTCTCAATGGATGGATATATCGCCAAGCTGGATCAAATATGTGATTTGGCAGAAAAATACGATGCACTCGTAATGGTTGATGATAGTCACTCTACCGGTTTTATGGGAGCAACAGGTCGTGGAACTCATGAACACTGTGGTGTAATGGGACGAATTGACATCATTACTTCAACAATGGGCAAGGCTCTAGGTGGTGCAATGGGTGGTTTTACTTCTGGCAAGAAAGAGATCATCGATATGCTAAGACAACGTTCTAGACCATATTTATTTTCAAACTCTCTCGCCCCTTCAATTGTTGGTGGTACTATAGAAGTGTTAAACTTGCTAAATGAATCTACTTCATTACGAGACAAATTAGAGGAGAACACTGCATACTTTAGAAGTAAAATGGATGAAGTAGGCTTCGATATTAGAGAAGGAGTACATCCGATTGTACCCATAATGTTGTACGATGCAAAAATTGCACAAGAGTTTGCTAGTCGACTTCTAAAAGAAGGAATATATGTAATTGGATTCTTCTATCCAGTTGTACCAAAAGACCTTGCGAGAATCAGAGTTCAAATTTCAGCAGGTCATGATAGAGAGCATTTAGACAAGGCGATCGCAGCGTTTACAAAAGTTGGAACAGAATTAGAAGTTATCAACAAAAAGTAG